Within Planococcus citri chromosome 2, ihPlaCitr1.1, whole genome shotgun sequence, the genomic segment CTTCAgcaactcaaaattgaattacgaaattttttgatttctaatttCAACCTTTctctaaaatgctcaaaatgaaagtcaaaatataccaaaatcAGCATGACGAGTAAAAATATACAATATTTGACTATCAAATATCAATATTAtggattaatttaatttttgggttaatcaaactcaaatttggtaaatttctccaaatttttttgtatgggGTGGCCTAATTTAGACCAGTGCGGTTTATGTGATTTTTAGTGGACGATGAAAATagaattgaagcatacgttccAAAACGCACTACATAAGTCCATTTTCGAAGATTgagaggttgcaaggccatctagcatgaAGGTGCGgtccaaaatggctgattttttgatatgttttgCGCAAgagtcttggctacaacatataaaaaaatcagccaatttgggccatttttacgttttcaaaTTGTACTATGTACCATGAATTtattaccaatatttttttggacttagtgcgtgttggaaacgtatgcttcaattttgataaggtgaaatttcaaattttattaacttacttatttcacattttcctcgacttgaaaaaaaaacgattcgaGATActgccaaaattaattttgttttttgggaattattaattttccacACAAgttgaatgattgaaaaattgacttctcatatcgaaaataatgttgttttatttttgaaaaattattaattttcaaaagcttttttcaTCGCTTTGCTCGAGTCTTtattcctattttgaaaatattacaatttcttgaaaattattgttaaaattttcaaatagctatataaaaatcaattttttttatcagattttttacttttcaaattatcaattttttcaaaccttttgcTCGAGGAAAGCGAGCGCAAACTTGAATTATACtggcaatttttcagaaaatctcaagaatgaaaaatcaacttcagagagttggtacctacctaaaagtgcgaaataacgaaaaaatatgcgaaatgtttttcaaaaataccaaaaagcacgattttttgTACCTCACAAATTGTTGCCCGAGTGAACTAAGGTTAttctgtttttgaatttaattttgaaagaccaaaagactaaaaaaaaaactacgacaaataacacgaaaaaattgtgaatttttgatgattttggatttcagtatTCACCTTAATTTACCAACCTTGCAATAGATTAACAATTCCAATTGTTTGACAAGTATAAAAAGCATCgtatttgaacatttaaaaattcaacacgtTTGCTATCAACTgcccctttcaaaatttgttcgaactaCATCTGGTTAATTAGCATGAGAACTGCTGTTGGGGAAGAGGGAGGAGGGGGTCTGGaataaaatttgggaaaatctggtaaaaaaaaaaaaaacagttgaggACAAATTCAGTCCCCCTCTACCGACATATTATAacttcgtcacgcctctgaATGGTGGGATAAGCGTACAatttgtacctaggtacctaattcaataaaatactcAACTAGGTACTCTGATAGAATAATACTTAGGAATTGCTCTCCCATAATAAATGTTGGTTTAAGCTTATAATTAGGTAGGGTACTTCCTAAATTAATGTGACAATTTCcatttcaaataagtatacctacacaaTAGGAATGCTCTAcataatttatgtaggtataataattatgtaaaataaaatattggaatttttcagaatcaagCTGTCCTCCTGGTACCCACATTAATCACCCGACTTATAATCTGTGTTGAGGATGTAATTGACGTACTTTGGTTCATTTTCAAAGGACAGACAATAGTGCCAACTTCATTGCCCGTTGCTTACACCGAAAATTTTCTGACAGAACTTACATTTGGTTGTTTGTTTCTAGGTGAGTGGGTAtatctacctatatttttaatttacaagtaACCCAGCTGTTTCATTTGTTGTGTCGTAtagtataaaaatttatatcgctcaatttatttattttttttcagccattACTTTCTATTTCTTCGCTATAATCTATAGTTACTATTGCGAATTGAAAGAAgtcaattccaaaaatactgAATCGTCGTCTGTTGCTTGAAGAAGTAATGGTAGGAATTTCAAAAGGGCTTGCGGAAGAAGATGCATGTAGTGCTAAAGTGACGATattccaagaaaaaaataatgatgctTTAAGCACTGCCTTAATTACTTATTCTTTACTGCGAATTGTCAACCAATATCCTAAATATCTAATCTAATGACTccagtgatgattttttttttaaatttactttcaTAATTGGACTTTTCAGTGAATTATTTCTTAGGTATGTACATTCTtgtacagtacctacctataggtacttattgatTTGAGCAATTATGTATCATCAACTATAGGTATCATTATTTTCCATTTGTACCTAATTGTCAACTcacgaaataggtacctaccaacaatTTAACATCATTTAAGAAATGGGTGAATGAATGAATGGATATAGGTTCTTATTTATTTGCATTTACACACTTTTCGAATGACGAacaattaaataattttgtacctacgagtaattagTGAAGTTATTGTTTAATTTCTTCAAAGTTGTCAccatttttaaatacttacctatttttaatttttatcaataatataAGATTGATTTTGTTGTTACCCTGACGATCAACTTACCTGTGTATATCATTAGATTTTTCTCTCTACTAGACTACTCAGTACTCTTATTGATTTTACGAGTACTTCGTCTGGCTGGGATATATTCAGTTCATTCGAATATTAGGCTTAATTACTCATTTATAATATCGGAGTTAGCTTATGAATCATGACGCGttatttttcttatcttttGTTATCGATACTAGAAATCTGCGGTGGATTAGATGAAGTTTAATGAGTAAACGAATACGAGGTATTACTGTAGCTCTTATTCATTCGgttcatattttattattttcggtgttttcatttgttttgCCTTACCTATGATGTCGAATTCGTTTGTTTGCACATAGATCATCAATATACTTATTATTGTGTTAATTGtgacgtaggtatatttttgtcAAGGGGTGCGTTCGCGAATTCGTAGCTTTTGGGGAAGTTGTccaatttattattgaaatggGTGCGATAATCGACCCCACTTGCGCTGGATGCTCTTTGAAGCGGTTGACAGTGGCCGTCTTGATTATGTACTTGGTGAGTTGAAGAttgcttcatttttataatacaAATCACTGCCAATTGAATAAACGATACTCGTAGCACTTTGAGAGGATCTAAGAATAAGATACTTATGGAgatttcaaattctttcaacCTACCTACTCAGTTTTTACGAATACCTACAAATtaaatttaggtacatatttttaaattcacccaattgtttttttctagttttctgaGATTGTTCACCTATTGGCCGGAATCTATCATTTATGTTGGGAAGgtaagtaaattgaaatttattgtttggaaaaatgaaaaagaagtggATGCTTTCATCTGTTTTCTCTtgagattttgaatttggtaTATTGAGGTGTATTTCTTTTgtgcaagtaattttttttttctagtagcAAAATCATCACCACCCGTCGATTTCATAGAAATATTGTTGGTGAAGAATAGCATTTGTATTATTGTCTTGCATGTTGCATTTCTTGGAATTTGTAAGGTAAGTGTGATGTGTGTTTCAGAGTACCTACAATATTtctaataaattaatttttaatgtagTGAGTCAGAAAGTAGATTGTGGGATACAATAGTGGCAGAGTCGTGTCGAACGGGAGGGGGTGTCTGTGAGGGGTGTGTCACCCACTGACAGAAAAATGTATGCGAAAAGTTGGGAATTCTTGGGGAGAAGAAATTGTGTAAGCACGGAAAATCCAAAACAAtgggtttttacttcttgaattaggtacctataaattttcaaaagctctcgccAAATCATCATTCTTTTCCTTCCTCCTACCAAGGTTAGAGAGTAGAATAATCGACTACTCACATGAAAAATAATAGGTCATTTCACACCAAATCGGCGAATTTtcgcacgaggggtcttcgacttttttcaaaatcagatcatgccCCTAGCAGAACAAGCCACAGATAACATCGACAAGAGAATTTATCgacaaaaaatagtaaaaaaatcttaaaatatgtacctatccgATATTTGATAGATGATTTCTCAATATGTGACTATCACGTATTGAATAATTATCAGAGGTCAATCGAAATCGATATCCAGTAGATGAACTGACGATAACATCACCAATATAACTGACCGAAAATCGTCTAATACTCGTTTCAGATTTCCTGGTGATTTTGACTGTTTATAATCATCGACAAAAAATCGTAAACtcattagtcggggagcccgcttaaggatctattgcaccccccccccaccccgaTCGAACATTCGGGACAGTGTtgttcttaaagggggagtcttaAGGagcatttctagcccttgtactcaaaaaaaaagtggccctacttacaaaatggcggccattttgattgacagatcagccgaaaccGCAGAGTTTGCGTACCAACAATATAAGActtgcataaaatttttcaaatagtacacaggtagatcgaaagatccggcaaaaatttatcacctgtcaaaatttcaaaagctaaagtgcgtttttcgatttttggtgaatttttgaaaatcaaatttaggtcaaaaatgagggaaaaaatcaaaattttaccaaattgaccaagaatgctgaaatttgggatataccctattttcgacatgccaaatcgattggaaactgtttcaaaccgttttgagcagttctggagcctccagcagatttttgaaacacaaaatttcaccaaaatggagttggaaagctgaaatttattctgcaaaactaatttcagtgcattacgaagtactgcaggtaaatttcaagttgttttggagcctccagcgattttttgaaaatttctggagcatccagcagattttttaaactttaaatttttacaaaatttcatcaaatggagatggaaagctgaaatctactctacactccaattttaacaccctctgaagatgacttcaggtgggttctagtcattttggagcctccagcgactttttgaaaattactggagcctctagtagatttttgaaacttgaaattcccgcaacatttcaccaaatggagttggcaagctgaatttACTTCGTAAACCAATTTCAaagcgatatgaagtcgactaaatggtggtttcaaatggttttgaagcttccagctaccttttggaaatttcgattttccaaaaaacgccatgcgacttttccaaaagtcgctggaagctccaaaacgacttgaaatctaccagcagtcgacatcgtagcgtattgaaatgtgctggaggctccagtaattttcaaaaaatcgctggaggctccaaaacaacttgaaatttacctgcagtactttgtagtgcactgaaattagttttgcagaataaatttcagctttccaactccattttggtgaaattttgtgtttcaaaaatctgctggaagctccagaactgctcaaaacggtttgaaacagttttcaatcgatttggcatgtcgaaaatagggtatatcccaaatttcagctttctatggtcaatttggtaaaattttgattttttccatcatttttggcctaaatttaattttcaaaaattcaccaaaaatcaaaaaatgcactttagcacttgaaattttgacatgtgataaatttttacctgatcttttgatctacctttgtacggtttgaaaaattgtgtgcaagtcctatgttggaacgcaaaatttgcgatttcggctgacctgtcaatcaaaatggccgccattttgtaagtagggccactttgttccttaggactcccccatTTATAAAAACGTTGTCCCAGAGGACcaatgggggagggggatgcAATAGTTCCTTAAGCGTGCTTCCCGACTACATCTTTTTCGATAATGATACTATAATATCACGATAtgtatttcaagtcgttttggcgcctccagcgactttttgaaaattactcgaccttccagtacatttttgaagctTAAAGCCTCCggtgacgttttgaaaattcttggagtctccaaaaggttttttgaaacatgaaattttcacaatatttaatcaaatgaaatcagaaagctgaaattttgttgaaatttcaagtttcgaaaatcggctggaggctccaagaattttcagaaactcactggaggcttcaaaatgacttgagcccaccagcagtccacttgatagcatgttgaaattagagtggaggttaaattttggatttccaactctgtttggtaaaatttttatgattgaAAACCTGcggaaggctccagtaatttccaaaaagtcactggaggatccaaaatgacttatTGAAATTCACCCGCAGCCGACTTAATAGTGTGTTAAAATAActtgcatttgatgaaattttgtaaaaattttaagtttcaaaaatcagctgataaattttataattcaacAAAATACTCAACTACTCTGATGGGTTAATATTCAGAATAATTTCTCTTCCACCTTAATAAATGTTCGCTCAAAattataattaggtacatacttatgtacTAAATTAGTACGataatttccatttcaaataggtaccctAGCTATACCTACATTGGAATGCTGTACAATacacaatttataaaataaaatattggaatttttcagaatcaacCTGCCCTTCTGGTACCCGTATTAATCACCCGACTTATAATCTGTGTTGAGGATGTAATTGACTTACTTTGGTTCATTTTCAAAGGACAGGCAATAGTGCCAACTTCAATACCCATTGCTTACaccgaaaatattttcacagaACTTATATTTGGTATTTTGTTTCTAGGTGAGTAGGTGTAgatgtatctacctacctatatttttaattaacaaGTACCTAATCCACTGCTTCATCTGTTCTGTAGGTACATAATcgtatataaaaatttttaatgctcaattattgttttttttcagctatTACTTTCTATTTCTTCGCAGTCATTTATAGTTACTATTGCGAATTGAAAGAAGTGAATCGCCGTATGTTGCTTGAAAAAGTTAAGGGAATTTCAGAAGGGCTTGCAGAATGATGTAATATTGTGCCAAAAGTGAAGATAGCTAGAcgtatttaaagaaaaaaataatgatgttttgaGCACTGCCTTAATTATTCTTTACTGAATTGTCAACTAATATCCTCAATACGTACTTAATCTACCTATATTGAGTATTGACTCTAGTggtgatttcttttttaaatttaggtatgtactttcatAATTATTGGACTTTTCAGCGAATTATATTGCTTAGGTACGAGTACTTCTTTGTACATTATCATTGATTTGAgcaattatgtacctataattaaCTAGCTAGGTATAGGcataattattttccaattaattGTCGACTCacgaaataggtaggtagcctAAGGTACATACCTGCAAACAATTCAACACCATTCAAGAAATGAGTGAATGAACGAATGGATGAGGTATTTATTTGCATTTATACACTTTTCGAATAACAAAGAATAATGTAAAGTTAATGTTCAATGTTTTTAAAGTTGTCACTATTTTTATATGTTTGTATTTAGTTTTTATCGATCAAATAAGATTGGTTTTGTTGTTACCGTTGCTGTAAATTTacgtgtaagtaggtatattttgtacTGTTTCAATGATAGGCTATGTTATACATAGGTACTCAATGTTGATTGTTGAGGATTGTTCCTTGTACGTTTATAAAACGGCAGAAGTGAGGTCTTGCGTAAGACCTGTCCCGTTCCAGGGAAGTCATTTTGTATAATCTCCCTTCAACTTAACGTTATTTTGATCATGACCTGCGTTATACGATTTTTAGTCGCAAAGTCAATCTGTCATATATGCTGACTTCCCTTGTGCAAGCTGCAGTGTCCCAAGACCTCACTTCAACTGATTATTAAATCATGGTGttcgtatacctattttttaatcaaGCGAAATAAACGactgagaaaaataatttatcaaattattgaactatttttctttttaaaaaatgaacaaactcTATCTGAAAACTCTTGCTCATGCTACTCGTAAGTAtctctcaaaaaagaaaaaatccaaagaaaattttcatctatctgaattttcttattttttttttaaactatgaTTCAAAATGGCTTACAGCAGctaataaattgattttcagcTACAACTTTGAAGTGTTTAATCTAAGAATTTGATACTTCTGTGAATGGTGAAAAAGATGGGTAGGCACTTACCGAATTTCAAAGATGACAATATCTACGACACTAGACTACGTACTCTGAACTtgaccccccccaccccccccacCCGAAAAGGTCcgtgaattttgatcaaattgagcaTAGACGTTCATTTTGGGTTGAGttactccaaaaaaattaagttcCGGAGGAAATACCCCTGGAGGGGAGTAATGGGCCCTCGCAAAGAGAAAGCATTTTCGggaaaaatcgttgaaaaatatcatttctgaaactggataAATATTTCAGAATGCAAACGTACCAATTTTTCGCCATTAGTTCATTActaccaacttgaaaaaaatcaaaaaaattaattttattctaagtaaatttttagctatttttcttgattttttgaaattggctgtaataactaaaaaattggtatcactgcgttccaaaatcaaaaaacacaaattttttccaaaatagacCATTTGGAAATCTTTAACCGcttagtagaaccctaaaaatggtcttggattttgacataCCTTTATTTGGAACtggatcatttttctcaaaacagattATGTTgtgacaggagcgaaaaaaatcgtttttgaagGACAAAATCtcccctccaggggcacctccggagctaaacatttttcttagtaactttaaattcaaaatgaaggtctctgctgaatttggtcaaaatttaccGACTTTTTTTCGAGCGATCCACTTTCATGTAGCAACTGTTCGTGGGAGCTCGTCAATCTATGAATCTAATTCTTCAACTTATTTAGTTCGCAAATTCCAGTTAAGTATCTCAAGTATCTtgttcgttaaaaaaaaattaaatggggcaaaaaatcacttttgaggTACTCAACTAAAAAAGGTAGCTGAATTTTCAGCTGTACCTactgatcaaattttcataccGTTACGAATAGCAAAGAACtccaatttgattgaaaatgatgGCATTTGATTTTAGGATaaggtacgtacctacctacctacttaattctcACGTCGAAAACAATCTCAacaaattttatagtttttggaattttcaaaaatttttccaaatttgaaaaatcaatctgaatggctaaaattttggttttgagggtttttgagattttccagTGAAATTATCATAGAATACAAACCTCTCCTTCtttctaatacctacctattgaaaaaaaatgaaaaaactttgtGCACCCAACCCAAAGAGTATTGAAGTAGAATCCCATATTAAAAGTTTCGTACGTGCTGTAAAAGGTGTTTTTCATGATTGATAACCCataatttgatgcaaaaaaaatgtcagtgacctaaatttgtaaaatttcaaatttctgaaccAGATGTAAAtttcttcccccccccctccttcctgGCCCATTCCTCGAAAttgtagaaagctgaaattcagtatCCAAAGAGGCGAATTCACGTCTAATATTCTagaaataagcaaaaaaatttatttttgtgaaattgcccattatcaaattttatagtAAGGTCttggtcattccatgtcaactcaaccaacatttttgggtcatgtccttcgatttcgctcaaattttttttacaatatctacccacccagtaagtaagaaaaccgcaatcagtttggtcccagccccctcagggggcgggtaggggggcttccattattttcacattgtctcgaggtactcaacttcagcagcccattcctccaaaactatgatactttgatcaaaactgatttcacagttcgaaagggcattgaattttgaacttttcaaatattttgaaattttcaaaagttggaagttgaactttcaatttgaaagttcaaatttcaaaatgacgctgtaagtgggagctatcatttaaaatttttaaaaaatttccatagatgtacattttgatactttttcgaaatatttaggtttcgagatgggactcgtagacggagggggagcacccccacccccaattttgggtgaaactttcgaaagaaaatctggggcatgtgatatatcgaattgtatgttttcggcaacgctgaacacgaatatgacgttagatttttgatatgaccccatccacggcccccagcacctccccaaagggggtaaaagttcaaaaaaagtattttgttcgtgcgacacatggaataatatgtttttggtgacgctgaacacgaatatgacgtcagatttttgattggacctcgtccacggcccccaacaacttttttggacttttacctattgggggaggttctgggggccatgggtgaggtcgatttaaaaaactatggagctatattcgtgttcagcgatatcgaaaacatactatatTCCATGTAtcacacgaatgttaccatttttttttggggttacCTCCTTGTGGAGGTgcagggggccgtggacgggtccaatcaaaaatttgacgtcatattcgtgttcagcctcaccaaaaacatattattccatgtgtcgcatgaacaaaacacttttttgaacttttaccccctttggggaggtgctgggggccgtggatggagtcATATCagaaatctaacgtcatattcgtgttcagcgtcgccgaaaacatacaa encodes:
- the LOC135834698 gene encoding uncharacterized protein LOC135834698 isoform X1, which codes for MGAIIDPTCAGCSLKRLTVAVLIMYLFSEIVHLLAGIYHLCWEVAKSSPPVDFIEILLVKNSICIIVLHVAFLGICKNQPALLVPVLITRLIICVEDVIDLLWFIFKGQAIVPTSIPIAYTENIFTELIFGILFLAITFYFFAVIYSYYCELKEVNRRMLLEKVKGISEGLAE
- the LOC135834698 gene encoding uncharacterized protein LOC135834698 isoform X2, with amino-acid sequence MGAIIDPTCAGCSLKRLTVAVLIMYLFSEIVHLLAGIYHLCWEAKSSPPVDFIEILLVKNSICIIVLHVAFLGICKNQPALLVPVLITRLIICVEDVIDLLWFIFKGQAIVPTSIPIAYTENIFTELIFGILFLAITFYFFAVIYSYYCELKEVNRRMLLEKVKGISEGLAE
- the LOC135834699 gene encoding uncharacterized protein LOC135834699, with amino-acid sequence MGTMIDPSCAGCSLKRLTIGVLIMYLISAVVHLLAGIYQLYWEVSKSSSSVDLLPILLVKYIICIIVLLVAFLGICKNQAVLLVPTLITRLIICVEDVIDVLWFIFKGQTIVPTSLPVAYTENFLTELTFGCLFLAITFYFFAIIYSYYCELKEVNSKNTESSSVA